One segment of Ureibacillus thermophilus DNA contains the following:
- a CDS encoding Cof-type HAD-IIB family hydrolase, with protein sequence MKKVLFFDVDGTLYNSKKQLPPSAKDAIFQAKRNGYEIAIATGRAPFMIEPILKELEIDTFVTFNGQYVVYKNEVIFMDSVPKEELAEIIEFGSKRNHPVVFIDDKKMIATAEGNEKIEQSLKSLRYPYPKINPHFYKENTVYQTLIFMEEDEEPVYHQTFSNVKFVRWHPYSCDILPKDGSKARGIQKVLEKMNVPIENAVAFGDGLNDIEMLKAVGIGVAMGNAKEQVKAVADVVGDHVDDDGLAKVMKKLEII encoded by the coding sequence ATGAAGAAAGTGCTGTTTTTTGACGTGGATGGAACGCTTTACAATAGCAAGAAACAATTGCCTCCGTCTGCAAAGGATGCGATCTTTCAAGCGAAGCGAAACGGTTATGAAATTGCGATTGCTACAGGCCGTGCCCCTTTTATGATTGAACCGATTTTAAAAGAGTTGGAGATTGATACATTTGTTACTTTTAATGGCCAATACGTTGTTTATAAAAATGAAGTCATTTTTATGGACAGTGTCCCAAAAGAGGAGTTGGCGGAAATTATTGAATTTGGTTCTAAGCGCAATCATCCGGTTGTCTTTATAGATGACAAGAAAATGATTGCAACAGCAGAGGGAAACGAAAAGATTGAACAAAGTTTAAAGTCGCTCCGCTATCCGTATCCGAAAATCAATCCCCATTTTTATAAAGAAAATACTGTTTATCAAACGCTGATTTTTATGGAAGAAGACGAGGAGCCTGTGTATCATCAAACATTTTCAAATGTAAAATTTGTCCGATGGCATCCGTATTCTTGCGATATTCTTCCAAAAGATGGTTCAAAGGCAAGAGGCATTCAAAAAGTGCTGGAAAAAATGAATGTGCCGATTGAAAATGCCGTTGCCTTTGGCGATGGTTTAAACGATATCGAAATGCTTAAAGCAGTCGGCATTGGCGTGGCCATGGGCAATGCAAAAGAGCAAGTAAAAGCTGTTGCCGATGTGGTTGGAGATCATGTAGATGATGATGGGCTTGCAAAAGTGATGAAAAAATTAGAGATTATCTAA
- the def gene encoding peptide deformylase has translation MILMKDIVREGHPALRTKAEEVKFPLTDEERKLAKDMLQFLKNSQDPEIAEKYGLRSGIGLAGNQINFLKRIFAIHIEQENGEALSFIAVNPKIVSHSAEKTYLPQGEGCLSVDRSVPGYVPRYARITVKFYTLDGEEKKMRLQGLPAICFQHELDHLNGVMFYDHINKEDPFAPIPDAFPLEAESEA, from the coding sequence ATGATTTTAATGAAAGACATTGTCCGAGAAGGGCACCCTGCTTTAAGAACGAAAGCAGAAGAAGTGAAATTCCCATTAACTGATGAAGAACGAAAACTGGCAAAAGATATGTTGCAGTTTTTAAAAAATAGCCAAGACCCTGAAATTGCAGAAAAATATGGACTTCGCTCTGGAATTGGACTTGCTGGAAACCAAATCAATTTCTTAAAAAGAATCTTTGCCATTCATATAGAACAAGAAAACGGAGAAGCATTAAGTTTTATTGCAGTGAATCCAAAAATCGTCAGCCATTCTGCAGAAAAAACATACTTGCCTCAAGGAGAAGGCTGCTTATCAGTAGACCGCAGTGTGCCTGGTTATGTGCCTCGTTATGCACGCATTACCGTGAAATTTTACACCTTGGATGGCGAAGAGAAAAAAATGCGTCTACAAGGCCTTCCAGCTATTTGTTTCCAACATGAACTCGACCATTTAAACGGCGTGATGTTTTACGACCATATTAATAAAGAAGATCCTTTTGCCCCAATCCCAGACGCCTTTCCATTGGAAGCGGAAAGCGAAGCATAA